A window of the Eretmochelys imbricata isolate rEreImb1 chromosome 7, rEreImb1.hap1, whole genome shotgun sequence genome harbors these coding sequences:
- the DEPP1 gene encoding protein DEPP1 encodes MRSRRLISVTHLPTISETGEMLFVGGSHAQAEEPLAGLDEYVQSISQLAQPSSLSSGLPCPCQGSQNKPHKLQRAQGKVAQSGVALPSPEKVQGNAASLQDITAQFNQQHNLQGLTGSADPLAWLFGFSEAKEQSPGLRKRASPSSHSSQTATDAGCPAAPQQTAQGNLSATSDPSSAARKLSGPALPLERRCRWQRTRRRPALPSCVVRGRPSRAQSARLPVIYEL; translated from the coding sequence ATGAGATCCAGGCGGCTGATCTCCGTGACCCACCTGCCTACAATCAGTGAGACAGGAGAGATGCTGTTTGTGGGAGGGAGCCACGCGCAGGCCGAGGaacccctggctgggctggatgAGTATGTCCAGTCCATTAGCCAGCTGGCCCAGCCATCCTCGCTGTCCAGCGGGCTCCCATGTCCTTGCCAGGGCAGCCAGAACAAGCCTCACAAGCTCCAGAGGGCACAGGGGAAAGTGGCCCAGAGCGGGGTCGCACTCCCCAGCCCtgagaaggtgcagggcaatgcAGCGTCACTGCAGGACATCACAGCCCAGTTCAACCAGCAGCACAACCTCCAGGGGCTCACCGGCAGCGCTGACCCGCTAGCCTGGCTCTTCGGATTCTCAGAAGCAAAGGAGCAGAGTCCGGGCCTGCGGAAACGGGCAAGTCCTTCTTCCCACTCCTCCCAGACGGCCACCGACGCAGGCtgcccagcagccccccagcagaCGGCCCAGGGGAACCTCAGTGCCACCAGCGATCCCAGCAGCGCAGCTCGGAAACTGAGcggcccagctctgcctctggaaCGGAGATGCCGCTGGCAGCGAACACGCAGACGGCCAGCTCTTCCCAGCTGTGTGGTGAGGGGCAGGCCCAGCCGGGCCCAGAGCGCCCGCCTACCTGTCATTTATGAATTGTGA